aatcccaccatttaccatttttgtaCTTTCTTTATTATTTGGTTTATTATAAACATCAAAAAAtccattttgattttaattatctCTTGATACCCTCTATGTATTGTCTTTAGCGCAAtaagttgttttattattatttaggtgATAAACGGTAAATgtgtttctctttgttttaacCTATTGCATATGTTGCATACAGTGATGACGAGGTATTTTAATTCTGTTAGTAAGGCATGTCGTCTCAGTGTTGCTCTGTGAAAGACACTTTACAGTAAGGCTCCAAATTGGTTTCATAACTCTGTAGAAAATAAACATCATCAAAGGCTTTATCACATTAAGCTGTCTAATAATTGTTCTGCTACTTCCTTTGTTTATATCTGcacgtttcctttttttcccatgtGATCTCCAGGATTTCTCAAATGATGACACGAAGCTGGAATACAATGTGGATGCAGATAATGGCATCGCAATGGAAGGTTATCTTTTCAAGAGGGCCAGTAATGCTTTCAAGACTTGGAACAGGTGATAACTCTGCTTGTTTTGGCAGCTTTATGTATACTTCAAAGTAAGCTTGACCTGATATAACGTTTAATGGTATTAGGAAATAATAGTTTTCAAGAAGTTCCAGAAATATACAAGGTGTTTTGCTTCAAGGTAGCATGTTTTATTGCTGGGGTATTGAGttgattttaaatattgttattaATAAGAACTCTTAAGACATGTAGACTGAAGTAAAGGAGCCATAATGTGGCCCTTGTtaacttttagccactttcTTACACTTAAATTCTCTCCTCTTAGATTCAGTCTGATCCTGCAGCTCGGATAATAGGACACTTTATAGCTCAGATGGtatcagaactaaaaaaaacaacaaaaaaaacaatctgactTCAATCCAGCTGAGCGTGTTTGTGCTTCTTTGAAGTGCCCCAAAAAGCTGTGGTTGAAAGAAGCTGCTTTAAACGCTTCTCATGCATCTTGAGTGTAGAAACTCAAATGATTTTCAGGCTCATTAACCCTAAGCTTTATACCTCTAAAGGATTTGTTTTCAAATATTGACATTTATCCTGGCATTTTTGGCACGCATGTTCGGAAAAGTGCTTTTTCAATCCGGGTTTGATGATGTTTTATCCGATTTAGCAACTCTAAAGCTCAAATTTCTTCCCTGTGATTCATGAATGACTTGGAATCCAAACACTTTTCTGCTAAAGTTTTAGACGTTtcaaaaatattactttaaagcttcctgaatgtaatcttacattttttatttaaataaactaatctATTTAGTCTTCAGCTTTGTTGCTCTGGATGTTAGTGTGTAATGTATTTAGCAGCATTTCTGGTCATTGCATGCGACTGATTTTTCCTCCTAAACATGTGATTTCCTTTCAGACGCTGGTTCTCCATCCAAAACAATCAGCTAGTTTACCAGAAGAAATTTAAGGTATGTCaaatgactctccctgtagcaaCCACAGGGAAATATGCTTCCATTTTGGTTCCAGACCAAATATCCTTGTGGATATATTTAGCTCACGTCTTTAGGGCATCTATTTGAAACGGCTCTACTGTGTGGAGTAAAGCACAGAGAACCAGAGTGAAAGATTCGCTCCAGAAAGCAGCCCAGATGGTCTGGATCGGACAGCTTTGTTAAAACTGTTgagcaatacatttttattattttgtacgTGCCTTAGATGTGTTCTGCGGTAATTTGTCTGACCAACGAGCTTCTGCTGTCCCCCTGCAGGACAACCCAACAGTAGTGGTGGAAGACCTGAGGCTATGCACGGTCAAACACTGCGAGGACATAGAGCGCCGCTTCTGCTTCGAAGTCGTTTCACCCACAAAGTAAGTCTGAGGCGCACGGACACCACAAACTAGTCCCAGAAACACTAAaatggaaaaggaaataaatatggAAATGAGAGCTGGgaaacatggaggagcagcgtaTCTTTGATTTAATACGCACAAGCACAGCTGCTGTTTGATGcatttgtttccccccccccccgtgaaGGAGCTGCATGATGCAGGCCGACTCGGAGAAGCTGCGGCAGGCTTGGATCAAAGCTGTCCAGAACAGCATCGCCACCGCCTTCCGTGACAAGGGAGATAACTGCGaggtaaaaaacacagaaaatgagCTGAAACTTCATTCTTTTGAAGTATAAGAACACGATCAGTTATTCTGCTGGCAGCAGGATTCAGATATTAAATCTTTAAACGCTATAACCAAACAGGGTCTAATTTTAGCCTTCTGGAGTTGTTTTCAACTGTTTATTTCCCATGTCTTGAGTTTAATTAAATGTCTATTCTGAGCGTTTTTTTCTCATACATTCTGCCGCCAGAAGCTGGACAGGAAGTCGTCCACGTCAACGGGGAGTCTGGACTCCGGTGGGGAACCCAAGGAGAGGTCGCTGAAAGGCGAGAGCGCCCTGCAGAAGGTCCTGGCCATTCCCGGAAACGGCTGCTGCTGCGACTGCGGGCAGCCGGATCCCCGCTGGGCCAGCATCAACCTGGGCATCACCCTCTGTATACAGTGCTCTGGCATCCACAGGTAGCAACACGCTTCCACAGCCTGCTCCCTTCCTGCTGGATAACCCGGCAGAAACAGGTTTTACAACCACATGAACCGCGTTAGACAGACGCTAAAACTAGAGGGAGGCGTTAAGGATGAAATCAGtctatatataaataatctCAAATGGCTTTTACAcaagatggggggaaaaaatcagcaaaactaataaatttttattttatctctgaAAGGTTGTACACAGTTCATGTGGAGGTCAGTTTAGCTCTAAAAAACTAGGaataattaaaaactgtttgtttttgtgagaCTGGGGAAATGTTTCCTGTTATGGCGTGAAGGAATGGTGAAATGTAAACTTGCTGTTACATAAACTCTGTGTGTGGGATGTTGTCACAACCTTTGATTACTTTCCAGGGTAATGCTAACTGaagattaatgaaaaaaaaagataggtGAATAGGTTTGTTCCCACACTCTGCATTAAAAAGCCATAATCTGATGGCATCTCTGTGGTTATAGAATATGATTCACTACACAAACCTGTaagttaaattaataaatagtaAATTTATCGTATAAAATAGTGGAACTTCAAAGTACAGGAATTGGACTCATATATGCTTTGTTTGCCTTAGAGAGAGATTAAAACTTTTTACTACAGCTCCATAATCCtttatgattttatatttataaattattcGTAATTTATTATTTCACATAAACGCTGGAATAACTTCCTAATTTTTGCAGAATAATTGAACGTAGAAACGATTCATCAttgattttctttcatcttctcAGGTTTCATTGTACAATTATTtcgattaggaaaaaaaagagttacaTGATTTAGTAGATAATAGTGTAGATAATTGTGAATAATAGGGCAGCTCAATTTCTGTAGTGACACTTTGGTTTTAGCTTAATTAAAATGAGAAGGGTGCAACATTCGTTGGCATGAAAGCTGCTTTCCATAAAATCCAAACTTAAAAATGCCTTTGGTTGGAATAAACAGGCCCattatttagtaaaatgttACTATTTATGTTGGTATTTTATCTGTCCTAAGCCAGTTATTCAACAAATACAAGAGTCTCATACGAAGTAAGGAGTTTGTGTAGTTAATGCTGCAGTGCCAATAAATCCTCAGAACTTTAATGCTCCTCAAGATCTCTTTGTCTtccaaaatttattttatttattttgctgtaaTAATAAAAAGCGTATAACGTGATATTTCTTTTGCttgttctccctgcaggagTCTGGGAGTGCATTTCTCCAAGGTTCGCTCTTTGACCTTAGATACCTGGGAGCCAGAACTGCTTAAGGTACGTCAGTTTCATCGCTCAGATTGATAATAATCTCTCTTTTAAACTCGCGTCTCAcacagtatttttatttagatttacgGCAGGTTCAGTAAATATATTCTTTTGTAAATTTCCCAGTTAATGTGTGAGCTGGGAAACAAAGTGATCAACCAGATATATGAAGCCCGACGAGAAGAACTAGGGGCCAGGAAGCCACAGCCGGGAGACCCCAGGTATTAAACAAGCTCTATTTACTGctagttatttaattttaccgAAAAACGCCCCGGAAAAAGTATCTCTTCAAACTTCTCACATCTCGTCTCATTACTCAGAAAAACTTGAatatattttactgggattttaccTGGTAGACCAACTTAAAGTAGTGAAtaattgtggaaaaaaatggggaaaagtAACACGATGTCTGGAGGAAATCTAACACTGCTTGTCGTACTGAGTACAGCATCCCTGGTtgatgatggtggcagcatgagGCCgtgttcttcagcagggacagggaagacgggtggagctaaatacaggacaatcctgtTAGAGAGGCTCCAAGAGACCGGGACGGACtgtccagcaggacaacaaccctaaacgtAAAGCTAGATTAAAGCATACCTgtgtcagaatggcctagtcaaagcccactATTGAGTCTCTGTaagatttaaagatttaaagttCACAGTGGTAATTTATTTAACCTAAATGAATTTGAGCTGCTTTCCAAGGAAGAATGGGGAAATATTTGTCTCTTGATGTGCAAACCTGGtagccaaccccccccccccccccccccaaaaagaCTTTCACAGTTGTATTAAATGTTGACTCTACGAAATATTGTCGCAGCAACAGAAGACTAAAGCAatacagttcaattcaattttatttgcgccaattcatgaaacatgtcatctcgaggcactttacaaagtcaaattcaatcatattatacagattggtcaaaaatttcctatataagggaagcagttgattgcatcaaagtcccgacaagcagcattcactcctggagaagcgtagagctacagggagagtcgtctgcattgtccatggctttgctgcaatccctcatactgagcaagcataaagcgacagtggagaggaaaaactccccattaacgggaaggaaaacctccagcagaaccagactcagtatgaacggtcatctgcctcgaccgactggggttacagaagacagagcagagacacaacaagagagacaaaaaagcacagaagcacacattgatctagtaatctgttctacattagatggtaatagcaggtgagccgtcttccctggatgatgtcacagttaacagaacgccagaccaggtgtacctactatgaagaaaaaagagagagagcaaaaagttaaaagctgaaatgacgacaagcaatgcataattgaagaacagtagaacttgagaaaaaaaaaataataatatttattaaaaacagatcAATTTTCTTCCACTTGGCAACTATGCACCGTGTTGGTCTACCATATATAAATCCTCAGAAATGACATTGAAGTTTGGAGTTTGGAGTTGAGAAAACGGGGCTAAAGTTACAGGAGGATGAACATGtgaccctcctcctcctcctcctcctgtgcGACAGACACGAGGTGGAGGCTTACATCAAAGCCAAATACGTGGACCGACGCTTCGTGCGCCGGCCGTCGGACGAAGAGCTCCGAACCAAAGTGGTTTCCCTGAGCAAACAGGAGAAGCGTCTGAGCAGCAGCTCGGACCACCTGCCGCCCAAAGCGCCTCCGCCCACTCCCAAACTGCGGCCGGGCTCTCACGCCTCCGGACAGTCAGGTCAGTGCCGAGCAGAAACAAACGTTATAACACTGGATTTTAGAGGATTTTTCCCTCCTCAGACTCGTTTAGCAGAAGCACAACATGTGGACTGACAGCTGTGCGGTGTCGGCGTAGTGTTTGTCCTCTGCAGCCTCTTTGCTTCGCTTTGCTTTTTGCTCTCTTTGTCTCTTCCAGCGTTAGCCGAGCCTGTAGTCTAACCATCTGTTCCCCCCTACCTTGCTTTCTtttgtctctcctcctcctcctcctcctctcctccctttcACACCCTTCATTCCTCCCCTGGCTGCTCTGTGCTTCTGGACTATAACCTCCTTTTTATGTTTCCCCACCTCGAAACTCTCCAACCCAACCTCGCCACTTTAACCCGCACCTCCCATCATCCCTTGCGTAGCTGCCGCCCGCGGCGGAGAGGCCCGCCGCGACTCTCTCTTCTGTCCCGACGAGCTTGACTCGCTCTTCTCCTACTTTGACACCTCCTCCAAGCTCAGGAGCAGTAAGTAATAAAAGCTGAGTATTTGGCTTGCTATCCCAAACCCGCCCGCCCTCCCTCTGCTGTTCGTTTTGAATTTTCCAGTTTTTGGGGAGTAGCCGCCTCTTtgtcctctcttcctctctttctccctcATCAAGTCATGCTGTCCTGTAAGCTTTGCAGAACATGACATGCTGCTGTGTTTGCTAAGGAGGAGGGCAGGATTTCTCTCACTCACACTGGTATTTGCACTTAGTCtgtcactgttttgtttttcttttcctcgtgtgtttttttttgttgttgttttttttagggaacCGGGATCTTAAGGTGATGGAGGGAGTCTGTCATCCAGGGgctctgttttgtgtttatcgTTGAGTTGTTGCCAAGAGAAATACTAGGTGCAACTTCCTAATCAGACTGCAGAAACCAAGCTAAACAGATAATACGTTTTCAgaaaagcacataaaaaaacTTCATCTTtttacagggttcccacgggtccttgaaatccttgaaagtttgtgaatctgaaaaaaataaattcaaggcccttgaaagctcttgaaaacagccaaaaaaaccaCCTTGTCcatgaaagtccttgaatttttttgtggggttgaaagttcacacggatgacgactcatgtgtcattattttactaccacacgatcttttaaaattatgtttattccgcagacttttaatttgcaaaagtacgttcgctcttcttcgttggttggtaggctacggtttaggcctacctgcgtccaataggttacattcatgcagtgttgccaactcagcaactttgtcgctatatttagcgacttttcagacccctctagcgactctttttcaaaaaagcgactagcgacaaatctagcgacttttggagactcttacgtgaaagcacgtatcgttcatactcttgtcctccagcggcagGTGCTGCCGTGGGGCGCCTCTCCCGTTCTCCCCCTCCCgcaggagtccctctcagcgctgcagtcagagccacagcatgtttaccctcagcGTCCAGACTGCAAACAAAGCGCACATGTGCCGGGATTGACGGCGCAGGTTgatcataaataactgaatttgaaatattttttcttaaataaataacggcATTTGATCCACACAgccacatgttcatgttttaccgtGATTTGTAGGCTTCTTAGTGGACCActagagaaaaaagaaaatgttaaaaaaaagctgaaaaggaaaaaatgtgtaactccgccatagtgtctctttatggttcattttgccGATCTCAAACCCGGTtaaaggaggagggttagtaAAATGCACTGAAATTGTGTCTTTAACAAAGGTAACAAAAGCCTGAGAATGACTTAAATATATCTCTGAGCAGTTTTCTGGCACTTTAAACAGAAGtaaaaaactagcttaatcaaagatgaaagtaagtgaaacaaaatgatataattctgaacatctcaatgctgcacttttttccataagattccatgaaacggtaggctaatgtacatcttatatgtaatgtagtatggcatagccatgtactgtggatataaatgtaggctatgaatatgatcaatatcaatgtaggctataaattaagtccactttcttgcattgcttctgacccaacaacttctatgccgtttagtcttttattgaatttgcattgtattaaaatatgatatcctattcagcggtcacagtaggtaaatgccgccatgtgtggtccttgaatttgaggaaattggtcctggaaagttattaaaaggtccttgaatttgatgttcaccaaggtgtgggaaccctgtttttaaataaaaagctgccaTTCAGGAACATTTGGAGTATTTTATCATCATACAAGCAAAATCTCATGAGCTGGAAGgtgttccttttatttatttttttactctttggCGACAACATCCTGATGTCGTTGCACATGTAGTGAAGCAGACTGTTTGTTTCACAGAGAAGAGCGCAGACAGCGGCATCCAGAACAGCGCCGACGGCAGCAGGGAGAGGCTGGCCACCGCCGCGTCCAGCAACAGCCTGGCAGATGCAGGTGAGACGCGCCTCTCCTCACAGCTTTGTGTTTcctgtagaagaagaagaaatacatCAGCGTTCAGGACACTTTGACTAGATGTCTGCCTCTGAAGTGaagctaaaacatttttcattgagCAGATTATAAGGCAAGAATTTGTATTTGCCtcccttttgatttttttttcagcctcacTATAACTTCAGAccttcaaactaattttaatatttgtcaaaaataaccTGAGTTGCTGCAAAATGCCGGTTTTAGGGTCCGCAGGATCAAAATCAAGTCGACTGCGGCTCAGTGGATGGAGTCAGTCTGGTGTCGAGTGCTTTGAGTGCGACTAGAAATTAAAAGcgcttcttgtttttctctgcttcaCACTGGCTCTATTTAAGTGAATCTTGATTATTCCAGGTTTGACAGCAACCatgggtctcatttataaaactttgcgtGGAATCCATGCTAAAAGTGCCCATAcggcaagaaaaataaaatggcgtacggcaaaaaaaaaaagatcgtATTTTATAAGATCATGCGTGCGCACACACCAGCAAGCAGTTTTCCTTTATCGATCACATCTGTACCTGAATGTTTGCGTACTATGTTCCGCCTCATGTTCttccctctacacgcccagattcaaccataaatggtcgacgcaaagcacctcatgaatgttaatgtgtgttaaaaatgggtcagctgattTTTCATGGTAAGAAAGAACAAACTCTGATTTAAAAAGTTTACTGAATGtctaaatcagaggtaaaagcatctatgttgtccacattaaaagaacttgtcaaaaagtaaactttattGCAGTCTTAAACGCCGGATGACAGCCTCACACGGAGCTCCATATAAACTCAACCGCGGTAATCattggggagaggaatgtgaaaACCCTGGTAAAATGCTGAGCGGACtatgatttaagatttaagttgggttatgggcatttttttatttttatttttttgaaaggtCTTTATGTATACTTAAGTGTCACCAGCGCAGACATGAATAACACTGGGGTTTAGAATGCTTATAATAAagttgatctatgattaaagtctgatatggagtgaaattgagcGTCTGAGAGGAACCGTGGTGCAACGTGGCTgcagttcactgcaaaaactgatctaaaaataagcaaaatgttcctaaaatgtgtgtttttgtcctagatttgagcagttaaataatattatctgccaatggaacgagtactttgacccctaaaataagataattagacatcctgcacttgaaataagatgattgagatgagttgttcctattttaagtgcaaaagtcttattccattggcagatcatcttatttacctgctcaaatcaaggacagatacgctcattttaagaaaatattactcatttttagttctgtttttgcactgTTCACACCTTTACCATCTGCGTCGCCAAAATCCCGCCGTCTCCAAAATGTACGTACGCCTGGGTCGGAGTCACAGTGAGGACCGCACATTTTctagtcaagtttttttttgtttagttttttttatagatcccaactATAGCGTGGAAAGTGACGTACACACGTTTAAGGCCCCGTTTTGTGTgtacgcaagctttataaatgaggccaGGCCTTTGTGTCGCTAGCGAAATTCAACCGAGCGTTCGGGTTTAATCACACGTCATCCTTGGTTTGAACATGTTGTGGCAATTGCTTTTCCATCTAGAGCCATGCAGGTCTGCATAACTTtgtataataataaatgaaatcgtTGTTTAAAGGCTTTTTACCTTTACTCAGGTTACCAGTTTGCTTGATCCTAATCATCAGagtgtgagagaaaaaaagtaaaaacagaaaaccaatcTAAGGGGTACATAAGACCTAAATATTTCCTTTCCGTCTCCAGAGGCAGCAGAGGCTCCGCCCTTGCCCGCCACGCTCCCGGCGGCGTCTCCCTGTAAGGAGGTGGTTTTCTTTGAGCCGAAGGAGTACAGCCCGGGTCTGCAGCTCTACTGGGCGTCCTTCGCCCGCAGCCTGCCGGACATGGCCGAGGCGCTGGCCCACGGCGCCGAGGTCAACTGGGTCAACACCGAGGAGGACAAGAGGACGCCGCTTATCATGGCTGTGCACGGGGTCAGTGTGAAAATAAGACATCCTGTCAGTTttactgcaggtttttttttttcctggattgATTCATAACGAATCCAGAACATATCAGTACAACTTGGGGAAATGCATTTTATCGTGTGCTCCCCAGGGCTCGATGGTCACCTGTGAGTTTCTGCTCCAAAATGCAGCGAATGTGAACCAGCTGGACGCTCAGGGCCGAGGGCCGCTGCACCACGCCACCATGCTGGGACACACAGGGTCTGCTCACACGCTTTGTTTCAGTAGCTCGTCGCTCTGCCGCGACCGTTTCTGGAAACGTCAAAGATGACGAACGTCTCTCTGTTTACAGGCAAGTTTGTTTGTTCCTGAAGAGAGGAGCGAACCAAAACGCCGCCGACATTGACGAGAAGACGCCTCTGAGCATCGCTGTGGACGCAGCAAACGCAGATATTGTCACATTGTGAGTGTTGATTCGTTAAAGATGGATTTAAATTCTCTAACCATtcctactactaataataataattttaaacagaaatgggttaatttaacaaaaaaaaatagtataaaTATTTCTGACATTTACTTTAATTGCATTAACTAATCTATAACATATCTTTGACGCAAATTGCCATCATTTAATCaggataaaatgtattattagaaatttttatcttaaatgctgtgtttttattagctggaggtgggggaaaaaagccatAATTAACAGATCTATCTGTTATAATTAACAGatctatcctgcaaagttactttattatcctgcaaagttactttactatcctgcaaagttactttattatcctgtaaagttactttactatcctgcaaagttactttattatcctgcaaagttactttattatcctgcaaagttactttactatcctgcaaagttactttactatcctgcaaagttactttattatcctgcaaagttactttactatcc
The Fundulus heteroclitus isolate FHET01 chromosome 9, MU-UCD_Fhet_4.1, whole genome shotgun sequence genome window above contains:
- the LOC105928645 gene encoding arf-GAP with coiled-coil, ANK repeat and PH domain-containing protein 2 isoform X1, with the translated sequence MKITVDFEECLKDSPRFRATIEEVEGDVCELESKLDKLVKLCIGMIDAGKAYNSANKQFVSGIRELAQQSAKDEVIESSLTKFAESLQEMINYHTILFDQAQRSIKTQLQTFVKDDLRKFKEAKKHFDKVSEEKEAALIKNAQAPRNKQHEVEEATNILTATRKCFRHIVLDYVLQINVLQSKRRSEILKSMLSFMYAHLTFFHQGYDLFSELQPLMKQLGGQLDQLVVDAAKEKRDMEQKHSTIQQKAALQEVAELDFLPDHRSFCAWRSTSDFSNDDTKLEYNVDADNGIAMEGYLFKRASNAFKTWNRRWFSIQNNQLVYQKKFKDNPTVVVEDLRLCTVKHCEDIERRFCFEVVSPTKSCMMQADSEKLRQAWIKAVQNSIATAFRDKGDNCEKLDRKSSTSTGSLDSGGEPKERSLKGESALQKVLAIPGNGCCCDCGQPDPRWASINLGITLCIQCSGIHRSLGVHFSKVRSLTLDTWEPELLKLMCELGNKVINQIYEARREELGARKPQPGDPRHEVEAYIKAKYVDRRFVRRPSDEELRTKVVSLSKQEKRLSSSSDHLPPKAPPPTPKLRPGSHASGQSAAARGGEARRDSLFCPDELDSLFSYFDTSSKLRSKKSADSGIQNSADGSRERLATAASSNSLADAEAAEAPPLPATLPAASPCKEVVFFEPKEYSPGLQLYWASFARSLPDMAEALAHGAEVNWVNTEEDKRTPLIMAVHGGSMVTCEFLLQNAANVNQLDAQGRGPLHHATMLGHTGQVCLFLKRGANQNAADIDEKTPLSIAVDAANADIVTLLRLAKMNEEMREAEGPYNPSGDETYQDIFQDFTHMASNDPDKLNRYQQYDPQRP
- the LOC105928645 gene encoding arf-GAP with coiled-coil, ANK repeat and PH domain-containing protein 2 isoform X5 — translated: MKITVDFEECLKDSPRFRATIEEVEGDVCELESKLDKLVKLCIGMIDAGKAYNSANKQFVSGIRELAQQSAKDEVIESSLTKFAESLQEMINYHTILFDQAQRSIKTQLQTFVKDDLRKFKEAKKHFDKVSEEKEAALIKNAQAPRNKQHEVEEATNILTATRKCFRHIVLDYVLQINVLQSKRRSEILKSMLSFMYAHLTFFHQGYDLFSELQPLMKQLGGQLDQLVVDAAKEKRDMEQKHSTIQQKAALQEVAELDFLPDHRSFCAWRSTSDFSNDDTKLEYNVDADNGIAMEGYLFKRASNAFKTWNRRWFSIQNNQLVYQKKFKDNPTVVVEDLRLCTVKHCEDIERRFCFEVVSPTKSCMMQADSEKLRQAWIKAVQNSIATAFRDKGDNCEKLDRKSSTSTGSLDSGGEPKERSLKGESALQKVLAIPGNGCCCDCGQPDPRWASINLGITLCIQCSGIHRSLGVHFSKVRSLTLDTWEPELLKLMCELGNKVINQIYEARREELGARKPQPGDPRHEVEAYIKAKYVDRRFVRRPSDEELRTKVVSLSKQEKRLSSSSDHLPPKAPPPTPKLRPGSHASGQSEKSADSGIQNSADGSRERLATAASSNSLADAEAAEAPPLPATLPAASPCKEVVFFEPKEYSPGLQLYWASFARSLPDMAEALAHGAEVNWVNTEEDKRTPLIMAVHGGSMVTCEFLLQNAANVNQLDAQGRGPLHHATMLGHTGQVCLFLKRGANQNAADIDEKTPLSIAVDAANADIVTLLRLAKMNEEMREAEGPYNPSGDETYQDIFQDFTHMASNDPDKLNRYQQYDPQRP